The following proteins are encoded in a genomic region of Kosakonia oryzae:
- the nifU gene encoding Fe-S cluster assembly protein NifU, with translation MWNYSEKVKDHFFNPRNARVVENANAVGDVGSLSCGDALRLMLRVDPQDETILEAGFQTFGCGSAIASSSALTELIIGRTLAQAEQVTNQQIADYLDGLPPQKMHCSVMGQEALRAAIANYRGETLEDDHEEGALICKCFGVDEGQIRRAVLNNGLTTLEEVINYTKAGGGCTSCHEKIELALADILAQHPQVAAPVATSKDPHWQEVVDAITELRPHIQADGGDMALLSVANHKVTVSLSGSCSGCMMTDMTLAWLQQKLMERTGCYMEVVAAEAAAY, from the coding sequence AAAGATCATTTTTTTAATCCCCGTAACGCCCGGGTGGTGGAAAACGCCAACGCCGTGGGTGATGTGGGATCGTTAAGCTGTGGCGATGCGTTACGGCTGATGCTGCGAGTGGATCCGCAAGATGAAACCATTCTTGAGGCCGGGTTTCAGACCTTTGGCTGCGGCAGCGCAATCGCCTCTTCTTCCGCCTTAACGGAACTGATTATTGGCCGCACACTGGCGCAGGCCGAACAGGTCACCAACCAACAAATTGCCGATTATCTTGACGGTTTACCGCCGCAAAAAATGCACTGCTCGGTCATGGGCCAGGAAGCGCTGCGCGCTGCCATCGCCAACTACCGTGGTGAAACGCTGGAAGATGACCACGAAGAAGGCGCGCTGATTTGTAAGTGCTTTGGCGTGGATGAAGGACAGATTCGCCGCGCGGTGCTGAATAACGGGCTGACCACGCTGGAAGAGGTGATCAACTACACCAAAGCGGGCGGCGGCTGTACTTCGTGCCATGAAAAAATCGAGCTGGCGCTGGCCGATATTCTCGCGCAGCACCCGCAAGTCGCCGCGCCGGTGGCAACAAGCAAAGATCCGCACTGGCAGGAAGTGGTTGATGCCATCACCGAACTGCGCCCGCATATTCAGGCCGATGGCGGCGATATGGCGCTGCTCAGCGTGGCAAACCATAAAGTCACGGTCAGTCTTTCCGGCAGTTGTAGCGGCTGCATGATGACCGACATGACGCTCGCCTGGTTACAGCAAAAACTGATGGAACGCACCGGCTGTTATATGGAA